The Nitrospirales bacterium genome includes a window with the following:
- a CDS encoding heavy metal translocating P-type ATPase — MTQPELKTISFDVEGMTCASCAARVERVLSKQQGVHEATVNYAGQEARAVLDPDVNVESIQQAIKKIGYSLHPVVANTKRDTVVQRYSREALHQRRLLFFSAILTVPLMVLAMGLPETSATRIAQCLLATPVVFLFGWQFHRTFLKQLLVFQASMDTLISVGTLTAWGYSVWALFAGHPIFFETSAMIITLILLGRYFEARAKGQASQAIARLIELGAKDARVLREGKEVLVPVSELRRGEVVIVFPGEKIPADGKILSGESAIDESMLTGESMPVDRQAGEQVFGATINQQGRLEIQVTQVGEGTALAKIIRLVEDAQASKAPVQKLVDYVSGIFVPVVILIAVVVSIGWWLGTDDVTTAIRNGVAVLIIACPCALGLATPTAIMVGSGRGAELGVLFKNADVFERARAIDTVVFDKTGTLTMGAMTLTNVETDSDESRFLYLVGTVEAASGHPIGQGVALGVEQRGIELGVPRTLESLTGEGIVGVVDDLEVIVGKLKLLQARGLEMTERLAAAMTKWEGEGKTTFLAGWEGKVRGVLAVADTLRPRAAETVGALRDFGVEPMMLTGDNHQTAEAIARQVGIREVMAGVLPDGKADRVTQLRERGKSVAFVGDGINDAPALTAADLGVAVGTGTDVAIEAGDIVLMSGDPSLVMTALQLARATFATIRQNLFWAFLYNVAAIPLAAAGWLNPMVAAGAMAFSSVSVVTNSLRLRKFPLSQ; from the coding sequence ACGCAACCAGAACTCAAGACGATCAGTTTCGATGTGGAAGGCATGACCTGTGCGTCTTGTGCCGCACGGGTCGAGCGCGTTCTCTCGAAACAACAGGGCGTGCATGAGGCGACGGTCAATTACGCCGGCCAAGAGGCGCGGGCGGTTCTTGATCCTGACGTCAACGTTGAATCGATTCAACAGGCCATAAAAAAAATCGGATATTCCCTTCATCCCGTGGTTGCAAATACCAAGCGGGATACGGTCGTTCAACGATATTCCCGGGAGGCGCTGCATCAACGGCGCCTGTTGTTTTTTTCCGCCATCTTGACGGTGCCGCTCATGGTCCTGGCCATGGGTCTGCCTGAAACGTCCGCGACCCGTATTGCGCAATGCCTTCTCGCGACTCCTGTGGTTTTCCTGTTCGGCTGGCAATTTCACCGGACATTTTTAAAACAATTACTCGTGTTTCAGGCCTCGATGGATACGTTGATTTCTGTCGGTACGCTGACGGCATGGGGATATTCCGTGTGGGCATTGTTTGCCGGTCATCCCATCTTTTTCGAAACGTCCGCCATGATTATCACGCTGATTCTCTTGGGGCGCTATTTTGAAGCGCGAGCCAAGGGACAGGCCTCTCAAGCAATCGCTCGACTCATCGAACTTGGCGCGAAAGACGCGCGAGTGCTGCGGGAAGGGAAGGAAGTTTTGGTGCCCGTCTCGGAGCTGAGGCGCGGAGAGGTCGTGATCGTGTTTCCTGGAGAGAAGATACCAGCCGATGGGAAGATTCTTTCCGGCGAATCGGCGATTGATGAAAGCATGCTGACCGGAGAGTCGATGCCGGTCGACCGGCAGGCAGGCGAGCAGGTATTTGGAGCGACGATTAACCAGCAAGGCCGCCTGGAAATTCAAGTGACGCAAGTAGGGGAAGGCACGGCATTAGCCAAAATCATTCGTCTTGTCGAGGATGCACAAGCCAGTAAGGCCCCAGTTCAAAAACTTGTTGACTACGTCTCAGGTATATTCGTTCCCGTCGTCATCCTGATCGCCGTGGTTGTGTCGATTGGATGGTGGCTGGGAACTGATGATGTGACCACTGCCATCCGAAACGGCGTGGCTGTCCTGATCATTGCCTGTCCCTGCGCTCTAGGGTTAGCGACCCCTACCGCCATCATGGTCGGGAGTGGGAGGGGGGCTGAGCTGGGCGTGCTCTTTAAAAATGCTGACGTGTTCGAACGCGCGCGTGCGATCGATACGGTGGTGTTTGATAAGACTGGCACATTGACGATGGGGGCCATGACGTTAACGAATGTCGAGACAGATTCGGATGAATCACGGTTTCTGTATCTGGTGGGAACGGTCGAGGCGGCGAGCGGCCATCCGATCGGTCAAGGGGTCGCGCTTGGAGTCGAACAACGGGGGATCGAGTTGGGGGTTCCTCGAACGTTGGAAAGTCTGACCGGCGAAGGAATCGTCGGAGTCGTCGATGACCTTGAGGTGATCGTCGGAAAACTCAAGCTCCTGCAGGCCCGCGGGTTAGAAATGACCGAACGATTGGCCGCAGCGATGACGAAATGGGAAGGGGAGGGGAAAACCACATTTCTGGCAGGTTGGGAAGGCAAGGTACGTGGGGTGTTGGCCGTTGCCGATACGTTACGCCCTCGGGCGGCCGAGACGGTGGGTGCCTTACGGGATTTTGGCGTGGAACCTATGATGCTCACGGGCGATAACCATCAGACGGCTGAGGCTATCGCGCGGCAGGTGGGGATAAGGGAAGTCATGGCCGGGGTCCTGCCGGATGGCAAGGCCGATCGGGTAACGCAATTACGCGAGCGAGGCAAATCGGTGGCGTTTGTCGGCGATGGAATCAATGACGCCCCGGCATTGACGGCGGCAGACCTGGGTGTGGCGGTCGGCACAGGAACGGATGTCGCGATCGAAGCCGGTGATATCGTCTTGATGTCGGGAGATCCTTCGCTCGTGATGACGGCCCTACAATTGGCGAGAGCGACGTTTGCGACGATTCGCCAAAACCTCTTCTGGGCGTTCTTGTACAATGTGGCTGCGATTCCATTGGCCGCTGCCGGATGGCTCAATCCGATGGTTGCCGCGGGGGCAATGGCCTTTTCCAGCGTATCGGTTGTCACGAACTCGCTTCGACTCCGGAAGTTTCCGTTATCTCAATGA
- the def gene encoding peptide deformylase, with amino-acid sequence MGLLKIARLGHPAIRAGGEIVNAGTCATQEFQDLLDDLIETMRDADGVGIAAPQVHRPHRAIVIEVEPTNPRYPGYQPVPLTILVNPKMTRHSSETIEDWEGCLSLPDLRGRVPRWRSVTVEAIDRQGGTIELQAEGFFARVLQHEIDHLDGKVFVDRMSDLSTLTHLHEYRRYWAC; translated from the coding sequence GTGGGGCTTTTAAAGATTGCTCGATTAGGGCATCCGGCAATCCGTGCTGGCGGAGAGATCGTGAATGCCGGAACCTGTGCGACCCAAGAGTTTCAAGACTTGCTCGACGATCTGATCGAAACGATGCGTGATGCGGATGGCGTGGGCATTGCCGCTCCGCAAGTGCATCGCCCGCATCGGGCTATCGTCATTGAGGTTGAGCCGACGAATCCCCGCTATCCTGGGTATCAGCCTGTGCCACTCACTATTCTCGTGAACCCGAAAATGACCCGGCATTCGTCAGAGACAATAGAGGATTGGGAAGGGTGTTTAAGCCTGCCTGACTTGCGAGGCCGAGTCCCTCGTTGGAGGTCAGTAACCGTCGAAGCGATAGATCGCCAGGGAGGAACGATTGAGTTGCAGGCCGAAGGGTTTTTTGCCCGTGTCCTGCAACATGAGATCGATCATCTTGATGGAAAAGTCTTTGTAGATCGAATGTCCGATCTCTCAACGTTGACCCATCTACACGAATACCGACGCTATTGGGCGTGTTGA
- a CDS encoding 2OG-Fe(II) oxygenase, whose protein sequence is MNNEIVKGHISSERRCDSAEILLARQWGSGGLRPSTPLAAFFRQPHVGSDVMIARIQDVNVKEAEHALYERGVATIANVVDPATCEELIARYDDTKSFRKRVNMEQHNFGVGDYAYFAEPLPRLVAGLRTQAYRQLVPVANRMMRDMGLDLHYPATLKQFRAYCREHGQTHPTPLLLHYQAGGMNRLHRDVYGPTLFPLQMMIMLNQKGRDYEGGEFVLVENRPRQQSQATVLTPAQGDLVIFPVSERPISGRRGMLRASVRHGVSRIHSGERWALGIIFHDAR, encoded by the coding sequence TTGAATAATGAAATTGTCAAAGGCCATATTTCGTCAGAACGACGTTGTGACTCTGCTGAAATCCTGCTCGCTCGCCAGTGGGGTTCAGGCGGCCTGAGGCCGAGTACGCCGCTGGCGGCTTTTTTTCGGCAACCCCATGTTGGAAGTGATGTGATGATTGCTCGCATCCAAGATGTGAATGTGAAGGAAGCTGAACATGCGCTCTATGAACGGGGCGTCGCGACGATTGCCAATGTGGTCGATCCTGCAACCTGTGAAGAACTCATCGCGCGCTATGATGACACGAAATCGTTTCGCAAGCGTGTCAACATGGAGCAGCATAATTTTGGCGTAGGAGACTATGCGTATTTTGCCGAGCCACTTCCTCGCTTGGTCGCGGGATTGCGCACGCAGGCCTATCGGCAGTTAGTCCCCGTTGCCAATAGGATGATGCGGGACATGGGATTAGATCTTCATTACCCTGCCACACTCAAACAGTTTCGTGCGTATTGTCGTGAGCACGGTCAGACCCACCCAACCCCATTGCTACTTCATTATCAGGCTGGAGGTATGAATCGATTGCATCGAGATGTCTATGGTCCGACCCTGTTTCCTCTCCAGATGATGATCATGCTGAATCAAAAGGGACGAGATTATGAGGGCGGTGAATTCGTGCTGGTGGAAAATCGTCCTCGGCAACAATCTCAAGCGACCGTCCTGACGCCTGCTCAGGGCGATCTGGTTATCTTCCCGGTGTCTGAGCGGCCGATTTCCGGTAGGCGAGGCATGCTGCGTGCCTCTGTTCGGCATGGAGTGAGTCGAATTCATTCCGGTGAGCGATGGGCGCTTGGGATTATTTTTCATGATGCCCGTTAG
- a CDS encoding DUF488 family protein, with the protein MPIVLKRVYKAPAKEDGLRVLVERLWPRGISKEKAQIDLWLKEAAPSKELRTWFGHDPDKWKAFKNRYFQELKHHSSILEDMRQKVKTQRVTFVFASKEERYNNAVALKEYLEHDR; encoded by the coding sequence ATGCCGATTGTACTGAAGCGAGTCTATAAAGCACCTGCGAAGGAAGATGGGTTGCGTGTTTTGGTCGAACGTTTATGGCCACGCGGGATTTCCAAGGAAAAGGCTCAGATTGATCTTTGGTTAAAGGAGGCGGCTCCATCCAAAGAGTTACGAACCTGGTTTGGGCATGATCCGGATAAATGGAAGGCCTTCAAAAATCGGTATTTCCAGGAACTCAAACACCATTCGAGCATTCTTGAAGACATGCGGCAAAAGGTCAAGACCCAACGCGTGACCTTTGTGTTTGCTTCCAAGGAAGAGCGTTACAACAATGCCGTTGCCTTAAAGGAATATTTGGAACATGATAGATAG
- a CDS encoding PEGA domain-containing protein: protein MRPFNFQGSTAMVFFLACVFLLQGCLQTSRINTDPPGAQIMLNGAPLGKTPIYYNTRAGIPKTYFLEIEKSGCKKVETKLESNYRADLSLALLIPGIVPYFFSARLEDDYKFILLPSDSKSTC from the coding sequence ATGCGACCGTTCAATTTTCAGGGTTCAACGGCAATGGTGTTTTTTCTGGCATGCGTGTTTCTTCTTCAGGGATGCCTGCAAACTTCCCGCATCAATACTGATCCTCCTGGAGCGCAAATCATGTTGAACGGCGCGCCGCTGGGCAAAACGCCGATCTATTACAATACGCGAGCGGGAATTCCTAAAACCTATTTTTTAGAGATCGAGAAATCTGGGTGCAAAAAGGTCGAGACTAAATTGGAATCGAATTACCGCGCTGACCTGTCTCTTGCCTTGTTGATTCCAGGCATTGTCCCGTACTTTTTCAGTGCCCGATTGGAGGATGATTACAAGTTTATACTGTTGCCGTCAGATTCAAAGTCCACGTGTTGA
- a CDS encoding DUF3015 domain-containing protein yields MNYHVPRRRFFILTLISFMALETGCTLKASTESVADATSNFLSSTTPGAWFTVDGLLHPDQRLNAFMATNHENLRQDIAKGSGEYLTSLGTLLMVSNEQMPKFQHHAQQRQEQVFRPQQVPLPEFVHAMTKISREIAY; encoded by the coding sequence ATGAACTATCACGTACCTCGAAGACGATTCTTCATCCTCACCCTCATCAGTTTCATGGCATTGGAAACGGGTTGTACCCTCAAGGCGTCGACTGAGTCAGTCGCAGATGCCACGAGTAATTTCCTATCCTCCACGACACCTGGAGCATGGTTTACCGTAGATGGACTTCTCCATCCCGACCAACGGCTCAACGCGTTTATGGCAACCAACCATGAGAACCTACGACAAGACATCGCCAAAGGCAGTGGAGAATACCTGACGTCATTGGGTACGTTGTTGATGGTATCCAACGAGCAAATGCCGAAATTCCAACACCACGCACAACAACGCCAGGAACAGGTCTTCAGGCCTCAACAAGTACCCCTGCCAGAGTTCGTGCACGCGATGACAAAAATCAGTCGAGAGATTGCCTACTAA